The Methylomarinum vadi genome has a window encoding:
- a CDS encoding iron-containing redox enzyme family protein has translation MSKMPSAATSLSAKECPDSGKIAVTGREVFYRLLHFHEYHDNCSLAQAYLRHYLDEAERYFLPQFKPYCPTAIASLHVTKSSDCVLTGTDKFKEALRLSAPLILTEPCWLQDIYIAASNQEALCAALFRVYLAFHEADYAGSYRNLLARFGIASPPIYAKSYCGKDGLLDGVFDFAAVQLALAYMPRSMSAEILGFTLAFCRSHTLCEHYFPGKVQNIDFFSQRRELLARQTDLIEKSIEQYLQDNSVQRERRWKRIQSGFWLYQYLFSKTTAQLHDKLTQHMSPAQAMLKLLQRKAAAATGHHGRIVLAGRSLDDWFDRLSTNGEAFLTALRQSPYVDIDSPEKSRLLRLFSFEGPMFGILQPDEVAIVRNWLCSGAQSQPKIGLATPTSGSFCFQVNKSPVPESRFERLSNRQLFYYLINSERYPEVLPQAETKLKLKRQLAVCKILADSPIKIYTHEAFEHYLQTLYRREMAAYQPLTGKPKISRQAYVWGLEQFAPTVLIDGAWLQHCQWLKYRYPEISAILFRIYADELGNGKMEQSHPVVFRKLMQQLGLDMPPIHSKDFSERQRFVDGAFDLPVFMLSLANYPQRYLPELLGLNLAIELSGLGNVYMHMVDELDYWQIDSTIARLHITIDNFADGHAAQAKRAIQCYLDEVLAAQGERAMQQHWRRIHIGYCSLKMVCWRFKLAVPMVYMRNKLFFRLTAHSDNNNK, from the coding sequence ATGAGTAAGATGCCCTCTGCCGCCACATCGCTGTCTGCGAAGGAATGTCCCGATTCCGGGAAAATTGCTGTTACGGGCAGGGAGGTGTTTTACCGTCTGTTGCATTTTCATGAATATCATGACAATTGCAGCCTGGCTCAGGCCTATTTACGACATTATCTTGATGAAGCCGAGCGTTATTTTCTGCCGCAATTCAAACCGTATTGCCCGACGGCGATTGCGTCATTGCATGTTACGAAGTCTTCCGATTGCGTGTTGACCGGCACGGATAAATTCAAGGAAGCCCTGAGACTGTCGGCTCCGTTGATTCTGACCGAACCTTGCTGGCTGCAGGATATTTATATCGCCGCCAGTAACCAGGAAGCGTTATGCGCCGCGTTGTTTCGGGTCTATTTGGCCTTTCACGAAGCCGATTATGCCGGCTCCTACCGGAACCTGCTGGCGCGCTTTGGCATTGCTTCGCCTCCCATTTATGCAAAAAGTTACTGCGGAAAGGACGGTTTATTGGACGGCGTGTTCGACTTTGCCGCGGTACAACTGGCTTTGGCCTACATGCCTCGGTCTATGTCGGCGGAAATTCTGGGATTTACCTTGGCATTTTGTCGCTCTCACACCTTATGCGAACATTATTTTCCCGGAAAGGTACAAAATATCGATTTTTTTTCTCAACGTCGGGAGCTGTTGGCACGGCAAACGGATCTGATCGAAAAATCGATCGAGCAATATCTGCAAGATAACTCGGTGCAAAGAGAGCGGCGCTGGAAACGGATTCAATCCGGTTTTTGGTTGTACCAATACCTATTCAGTAAAACGACCGCGCAGCTTCACGATAAATTAACCCAGCACATGTCTCCGGCACAGGCGATGCTGAAGCTGCTTCAGCGCAAGGCAGCGGCGGCAACAGGGCATCATGGCCGAATCGTTTTGGCGGGGCGCAGTCTGGACGACTGGTTTGACCGGTTGTCGACAAACGGTGAGGCATTTTTGACGGCGTTACGCCAATCTCCCTATGTCGATATCGACAGTCCGGAAAAGAGTAGACTGTTGCGTCTGTTTAGCTTTGAAGGGCCGATGTTCGGCATTTTACAACCGGACGAAGTGGCTATTGTCCGAAACTGGCTATGCAGTGGTGCGCAAAGCCAGCCGAAAATCGGCTTGGCTACGCCAACAAGCGGGAGTTTCTGTTTTCAGGTGAATAAGAGTCCGGTTCCGGAAAGCCGTTTTGAGCGACTTTCCAACCGCCAGTTGTTTTATTATTTGATCAACTCAGAGCGTTATCCCGAAGTATTGCCTCAGGCCGAAACCAAACTCAAACTCAAACGGCAACTTGCCGTGTGCAAAATACTCGCCGATTCGCCCATTAAGATTTATACCCATGAGGCGTTCGAGCATTATTTACAGACCCTTTATCGGCGTGAAATGGCCGCGTATCAACCGTTAACCGGAAAACCGAAAATTTCAAGGCAAGCTTATGTCTGGGGGCTGGAGCAATTTGCGCCGACGGTGTTAATCGATGGCGCCTGGTTGCAACACTGCCAGTGGCTGAAATATCGCTATCCCGAGATAAGCGCTATTTTGTTTCGTATTTATGCCGATGAGTTGGGCAACGGCAAAATGGAACAAAGCCATCCGGTCGTTTTTCGTAAACTCATGCAACAGTTGGGACTGGATATGCCGCCGATACATAGCAAAGACTTCAGCGAACGGCAGCGCTTTGTCGACGGTGCCTTCGATTTACCGGTTTTTATGCTGAGCCTGGCCAATTACCCGCAACGCTATTTGCCGGAGTTGTTGGGCTTGAACTTGGCCATAGAATTGAGCGGACTGGGCAATGTTTATATGCATATGGTCGATGAACTGGATTATTGGCAAATCGACTCGACTATCGCGCGCCTGCATATCACGATCGACAATTTTGCCGACGGCCACGCGGCCCAAGCGAAACGGGCCATACAATGCTACTTGGACGAGGTGCTTGCCGCTCAGGGAGAGCGAGCGATGCA
- a CDS encoding carbamoyltransferase family protein, whose translation MRHYYIGLSVTYHDPALAIIDQNGAVLFAEATERYLQHKRAMNCEADTLLRLPELLQRYCRFPCQFTLAINWRKKRPWYENVVAALGCLDAPGLLKEGFKRVRSPLPNYQLHHMIACQRNKIRSAGLNTVRVLRECYPQAPIHFADFPHHLTHAATACFGSPFTEAACAVIDSFGERGSMAFYRFVDGRLQLIHENCGTGSLGFYYMKVTELCGFDWLKGEEWKVMGLAPYGRLNPELYDILQNMMTVDGLRCRHPAPAIFKQADRLQGFRRQQNQSIEMAADIAYTGQYFFAELSAKLLQNLQERTGAKQLAFAGGCALNSAFNGQISERTGFERVYIPSAPADDGTALGAAWLALRRDRPNQPLPSGCLSPYLGSDISDSAVEQLRKYHGGLKISHLPGRICETTAQLLADGALVAWVQGRAEFGPRALGNRSILADPRHAATKDRINAEIKFRERFRPFAPSILAEYAEKYFENHQSSPYMDKTLRIKAERRDRLAAVCHVDGTGRLQTVTREFNPRFYHLIEQFHRISGVPALLNTSFNVMGKPMVHTLEDALAVFLTSGLDHLVINDYLISKLRHE comes from the coding sequence ATGAGACATTATTACATCGGTTTGTCGGTGACTTATCATGACCCGGCTCTGGCGATCATCGATCAGAATGGCGCGGTGTTGTTTGCCGAAGCGACCGAGCGTTATCTACAGCATAAACGGGCAATGAATTGCGAGGCCGATACGCTGTTACGCTTGCCCGAGTTGTTGCAACGCTATTGCCGGTTTCCTTGTCAATTCACGCTGGCCATCAATTGGCGAAAAAAACGCCCCTGGTATGAAAATGTCGTCGCGGCGTTGGGATGCCTCGATGCGCCGGGGTTGTTGAAAGAAGGGTTCAAACGCGTCCGTTCGCCTTTGCCGAATTACCAACTGCACCACATGATCGCCTGCCAGCGCAACAAAATCCGAAGCGCCGGCTTGAATACGGTTCGTGTGCTGCGCGAATGCTATCCGCAGGCGCCGATCCATTTTGCCGATTTTCCCCATCATCTCACACATGCGGCGACGGCCTGTTTCGGCAGCCCCTTTACCGAGGCAGCTTGCGCCGTGATCGATTCATTCGGCGAACGCGGTTCGATGGCATTTTACCGCTTCGTCGACGGCCGCTTGCAACTGATCCACGAAAACTGCGGCACCGGCAGTCTCGGCTTCTACTATATGAAGGTTACCGAACTCTGCGGATTCGACTGGCTCAAGGGCGAAGAATGGAAAGTCATGGGATTGGCGCCTTACGGACGTTTGAACCCGGAATTGTATGACATATTGCAGAACATGATGACGGTCGACGGATTGCGCTGCCGCCATCCGGCTCCGGCAATATTCAAGCAAGCGGATCGTCTGCAAGGTTTTCGGCGACAGCAAAACCAATCGATTGAGATGGCTGCGGACATCGCCTATACCGGCCAGTATTTTTTTGCCGAACTGTCGGCAAAACTATTGCAGAACCTGCAGGAACGGACCGGGGCAAAGCAATTGGCTTTTGCCGGCGGCTGCGCCTTGAATTCGGCCTTCAATGGCCAGATCAGCGAAAGAACCGGTTTCGAACGGGTTTATATTCCGTCGGCTCCGGCCGATGACGGCACGGCGCTGGGCGCCGCCTGGCTGGCCTTGCGCCGGGATAGGCCAAACCAACCGTTGCCGTCCGGCTGTTTGTCCCCCTATCTAGGCTCCGACATTTCCGACTCGGCGGTGGAACAGCTTCGGAAGTATCACGGGGGATTAAAGATTAGTCATTTGCCGGGGCGGATTTGCGAAACGACCGCGCAATTGTTGGCGGACGGAGCTTTGGTCGCCTGGGTACAGGGTAGGGCGGAATTCGGCCCGCGGGCGTTGGGCAATCGCTCGATCCTGGCCGATCCGCGACACGCTGCAACCAAAGACCGGATCAATGCCGAGATCAAGTTTCGGGAACGATTCCGGCCTTTCGCGCCATCCATTTTGGCCGAATACGCCGAGAAATATTTCGAAAATCACCAGTCTTCTCCCTACATGGACAAAACGTTGCGGATCAAGGCGGAGCGGCGCGATCGGCTGGCGGCGGTTTGTCATGTCGACGGAACCGGACGCTTGCAAACGGTTACTAGGGAGTTTAATCCGCGTTTTTACCACTTGATCGAACAATTTCACCGGATCAGTGGCGTCCCGGCGTTGCTGAATACCAGCTTCAATGTCATGGGTAAACCGATGGTGCACACGCTGGAAGATGCGCTTGCGGTGTTTTTAACCAGCGGTCTCGACCATTTGGTGATCAACGATTATCTGATTAGCAAGCTCCGACATGAGTAA
- a CDS encoding B12-binding domain-containing radical SAM protein, whose protein sequence is MLGLYNHLKPYYRKIELVDLNVDPRPLPQLITDAGHVYMGGMSAQQQSYYRNAVSIKQCGKTLIVGGTAVTGQSPLMDVADHLIENEAEMVIDDLLQGLATGTARKYYRGTPAPADKFFQPDYSAIDLSNYAHMALQISRGCPESCEFCDIPARFGKNYRVTPWRQTRAAFRQLSELGWRGPVFIVDDNFIGNPKSALEALKKLYHIGEELGIHHPKYTEMTLRFADESETMHQVRAWFRRCNFSQSFYGVETPNKAALRETDKRQNLRGERNLTEKLTYISEQTGSGVMMGMIFGFDHDSDETVERFIDFVNSSHAPIVMAGLLNALPQTALMRRLVDEGRFIQNSSGNNSDGVINFIPWRMSVRLAERNYLKILEGIYCPKAYFRRVMRHLGMVDPGLKGDFRGKGEQLLAVGKILTRNHAPIYWRYLPQAVAIAGRRFSPGSADFQGVLAEFFALCAQYTHFIGQTRALQREIAQRQYQDWQLFSWQQFLQADITSVELLQAHPMTPVLDTIRVRLQPIDFSYQASRLQIMRVFCQPFLERGFAEFQGATLSSEQCLTLQIQAFSEAFRQRSALSAQIAWPVWERYLKEFLVQDPEFPGRVRQAWRKYRAIRQLADAG, encoded by the coding sequence TTGCTCGGTTTATACAATCATTTAAAGCCTTATTATCGTAAAATCGAGCTGGTCGACCTCAATGTCGATCCGCGGCCTCTACCTCAATTGATAACCGATGCCGGGCACGTCTACATGGGCGGCATGTCGGCGCAACAGCAGAGTTATTATCGTAATGCCGTTTCGATCAAACAATGCGGCAAAACCCTGATCGTCGGCGGTACCGCCGTGACAGGCCAGTCGCCTTTAATGGACGTTGCCGACCATCTGATCGAAAACGAAGCGGAAATGGTGATCGATGATTTATTGCAGGGTCTCGCCACTGGTACGGCCAGGAAGTATTATCGCGGAACTCCGGCGCCGGCAGACAAGTTTTTTCAGCCCGATTATTCCGCCATCGATCTGAGCAATTATGCCCACATGGCATTGCAGATCAGCCGTGGCTGCCCGGAATCCTGCGAATTTTGCGATATTCCGGCGCGATTCGGCAAAAACTACCGCGTCACTCCCTGGCGGCAAACCCGGGCGGCTTTCCGCCAATTGAGCGAATTGGGCTGGCGGGGGCCGGTTTTCATCGTCGACGACAATTTCATCGGCAACCCGAAGTCGGCGTTGGAAGCGTTAAAAAAACTTTACCATATCGGCGAGGAGCTGGGTATCCATCATCCTAAATATACCGAGATGACGCTGCGATTTGCCGACGAATCGGAGACCATGCACCAAGTCAGGGCGTGGTTTCGGCGCTGCAATTTCAGTCAGAGTTTCTACGGTGTGGAAACACCGAATAAAGCGGCGCTCAGAGAAACCGACAAACGCCAAAACCTGCGGGGCGAAAGAAATCTGACTGAAAAATTAACCTATATCAGCGAACAAACCGGCTCCGGTGTCATGATGGGGATGATTTTCGGGTTCGACCACGATAGCGACGAGACGGTCGAGCGCTTTATCGACTTCGTCAACAGCAGCCATGCCCCCATCGTTATGGCCGGTTTGCTGAACGCTTTACCGCAAACGGCCTTGATGCGGCGCCTCGTCGACGAAGGGCGATTTATCCAGAACAGCAGCGGCAATAATTCGGATGGCGTGATCAATTTCATTCCGTGGCGAATGTCCGTGCGTCTGGCGGAACGCAATTACCTAAAAATATTGGAGGGCATTTATTGCCCCAAAGCGTATTTCCGTCGAGTCATGCGTCATTTGGGTATGGTCGATCCGGGCTTGAAAGGCGATTTCCGCGGCAAGGGCGAGCAACTGTTGGCGGTGGGCAAGATCCTGACTCGAAATCACGCGCCGATTTACTGGCGTTATCTGCCGCAGGCCGTGGCCATCGCCGGTCGGCGTTTTTCGCCGGGTAGCGCGGATTTTCAAGGCGTGTTGGCCGAATTTTTTGCCCTTTGCGCGCAATATACGCATTTCATCGGCCAGACTCGCGCCTTGCAGCGGGAAATCGCGCAGAGGCAATATCAAGATTGGCAACTTTTTTCCTGGCAACAATTTTTGCAGGCCGATATCACATCGGTGGAATTGCTGCAAGCTCATCCCATGACACCAGTCCTGGATACCATCAGAGTCAGGCTTCAGCCGATCGATTTTTCCTACCAGGCCAGCCGCTTGCAGATCATGCGTGTTTTTTGCCAGCCGTTTCTCGAACGAGGGTTTGCCGAGTTTCAGGGAGCGACATTATCGTCGGAACAATGTCTGACACTGCAAATCCAAGCCTTCTCCGAAGCTTTTCGGCAACGCTCGGCTTTGTCTGCGCAGATCGCCTGGCCTGTCTGGGAACGCTACCTTAAGGAATTTCTCGTCCAGGATCCGGAATTCCCCGGTCGCGTGCGTCAGGCTTGGCGCAAATACCGGGCTATTCGGCAATTGGCCGATGCGGGTTGA
- a CDS encoding IS1380 family transposase codes for MTNCTPAQIEFPPLKRRKIDAQFSGGAITSDGGVLLLRAVDQQLGLTERIAAQIPDARAPDRVQHSVINLLRQRVYGLACGYEDLNDHDTLRNDIAFQTAVEKDQTLGSRSTLCRFEQQADRALMWRVHEELLAQFIASYETPPKSLILDFDATDDPVHGEQDGRFFHGYYRHYCFLPLYVFCGHHCLVSYLRPSNIDGAKHSWAILALLVRRLRQAWPDVDITFRGDGGFCRHKMLSWCERHRVHYIVGLAKNKRLTRLSQPWIEQARQQFQSEQQKQRLFTDFHYKAGTWKRRRRVILKAEHMSQGSNPRYVVTNLDGDAQTLYETVYCARGDMENRIKEQQLDLFADRTSCSLWWPNQFRLLLSTLAYTLIHAIRRIALKNTELATATCATIRLKLFKIGAVIIRNTRRIRLLFSSQYPFQSLFKSVCQRLCPD; via the coding sequence ATGACAAATTGTACTCCAGCTCAAATAGAATTTCCTCCCTTAAAACGCCGTAAAATAGACGCCCAATTCAGTGGTGGAGCGATCACCAGTGATGGCGGTGTGCTGTTGTTACGAGCGGTTGACCAGCAGTTAGGGTTAACCGAACGGATAGCGGCGCAGATTCCTGACGCCAGAGCCCCTGACCGCGTGCAACACTCTGTGATCAACCTGCTCCGTCAACGGGTTTATGGCTTGGCGTGTGGGTATGAGGATTTGAATGATCATGACACGCTCAGAAATGATATCGCCTTTCAGACGGCGGTGGAAAAGGATCAGACATTGGGCAGCCGATCCACCTTGTGCCGGTTTGAGCAGCAGGCGGATCGCGCCTTGATGTGGCGAGTTCATGAGGAGTTGCTGGCACAGTTTATCGCTTCGTATGAGACACCGCCGAAATCGTTGATCCTGGATTTCGACGCCACCGACGATCCGGTTCATGGCGAACAGGACGGACGTTTTTTTCATGGCTACTATCGGCACTATTGTTTCCTGCCGTTGTATGTCTTTTGCGGCCATCACTGCTTGGTCAGTTATCTACGTCCCAGCAATATTGATGGCGCCAAGCACAGCTGGGCGATTCTGGCTTTGCTGGTTCGGCGCTTGCGTCAGGCTTGGCCGGACGTTGACATCACGTTTCGCGGCGATGGCGGTTTTTGTCGCCATAAGATGCTGAGTTGGTGCGAGCGGCATCGCGTTCACTATATTGTCGGGTTGGCCAAAAATAAACGCTTAACGCGCTTAAGCCAACCCTGGATTGAACAAGCCCGGCAACAGTTCCAAAGCGAACAGCAGAAACAGCGTCTCTTTACCGATTTCCACTATAAAGCCGGCACCTGGAAACGCCGACGCCGTGTCATTCTTAAGGCCGAACACATGAGCCAAGGGAGTAATCCCCGCTATGTCGTAACCAATCTGGACGGCGATGCACAAACACTCTATGAAACCGTTTACTGTGCGCGAGGCGACATGGAAAACCGGATTAAAGAACAACAATTGGATCTGTTTGCCGACCGCACCAGTTGCAGCCTGTGGTGGCCGAATCAGTTTCGTTTGCTGTTATCGACACTGGCCTATACGTTGATCCATGCGATTCGCCGAATCGCCCTCAAAAATACCGAACTAGCGACAGCCACTTGCGCCACCATTCGCCTGAAATTGTTTAAAATCGGTGCCGTCATCATTCGTAACACCCGTCGTATTCGACTGCTGTTCAGCAGTCAGTATCCGTTTCAATCCTTGTTTAAATCCGTTTGTCAGCGCCTGTGCCCTGATTAG
- a CDS encoding terpene synthase family protein, with protein sequence MSQQITIPTFYCPFPSIISPFADTLQERTLNWVQQFRLISGEEPWKRLQRSKFGLLAARAYPNAPLDRLEIVAAWNTWLFILDDQCDEWGLGKEPKQLAVLHGRCLEILTGETPDAEDPALVHAIHNIRERLQALMPLTWLTRFMQSAEEYFESTQWEAENRKNNRWPDAETYTRMRPYTGGLLTDIDLIELTESISLPISARKHPTMVELIEITNNVVCWSNDIISLQKERKHKDMHNLALIIDHHQSIGMQEAIDRVSEQIEQQVRRFMRLEHSLPHFDDKVDNDIAKFVAIMRAWMRGNLDWSFESGRYLSPDMMQTSSSAPNQTVVDLA encoded by the coding sequence ATGAGTCAACAAATCACCATCCCCACGTTTTATTGTCCTTTTCCTTCGATCATCAGCCCCTTCGCCGATACCTTACAAGAAAGAACCCTTAACTGGGTGCAACAATTTCGCTTGATTTCCGGCGAAGAACCCTGGAAACGCCTGCAGCGTTCCAAATTCGGCTTATTGGCGGCAAGGGCTTACCCAAATGCACCACTCGATCGATTGGAAATCGTTGCCGCTTGGAATACCTGGTTGTTCATACTAGACGACCAATGCGACGAGTGGGGGCTGGGCAAGGAACCCAAGCAATTGGCCGTATTGCATGGTCGTTGTCTCGAGATATTAACTGGTGAAACGCCAGATGCCGAGGACCCGGCCTTGGTTCACGCCATTCATAATATTCGTGAACGTCTCCAGGCGTTGATGCCTTTAACCTGGCTGACTCGTTTCATGCAAAGTGCCGAGGAATATTTTGAATCGACGCAATGGGAAGCCGAAAACCGGAAAAACAATCGTTGGCCCGATGCCGAGACTTATACCCGCATGCGTCCTTATACCGGCGGTTTGCTGACCGATATCGATTTGATCGAGTTGACCGAATCCATCAGTCTTCCGATATCGGCGCGTAAGCATCCTACCATGGTTGAATTGATTGAGATTACCAACAATGTCGTATGTTGGTCCAATGATATTATTTCGCTGCAAAAAGAGCGCAAACACAAGGACATGCATAACCTGGCTCTGATTATCGATCACCATCAGTCTATCGGAATGCAAGAGGCCATTGATCGAGTGAGTGAACAGATCGAGCAACAGGTAAGGCGGTTCATGAGACTGGAACATTCGCTACCTCATTTTGATGATAAAGTCGATAACGATATAGCTAAATTCGTCGCCATCATGCGGGCCTGGATGCGCGGTAATTTGGATTGGTCCTTTGAATCCGGACGCTATCTCTCCCCGGACATGATGCAAACGTCGTCATCAGCACCGAATCAGACGGTTGTCGATTTGGCTTAA
- a CDS encoding bifunctional diguanylate cyclase/phosphodiesterase, translated as MLARTKGNQIGSRFIGLRWKSFLWISLLLLSMSSVFYALNYHALMSQFQARQDADINFLRHHIKGLFTGTSDRLMRLGGALATMTDLGAALHSQSRQQINELVSTYYASLGYELDMRQIELYTTDAARVGRWAQYGAQELPSDLYQLTVKQVQEEERPKALLNCHPLCLLYAFVPVLASGENVGVIALGQSVADFIIDFKLITGADIALAVPSSSGAAKLETWGVRMPALTDAGTLLPLLQHLSQQYTDPSALDHGRIINWNKAYYDVHRIQLDTIIPGQAGFILLITDVSRNFQEINQALQQGLITTLASLLVAEIILLYLIRVPLRRLSRLALHLPLLAQGEHEQARQYFSSPQKSKGFRDEIDFLYESAVQLSHQLEQNSLSLAAKNRELAEERDFIQGLLASAQVLVVTQTKYGVIRGGNDFASQLTGYTQEQLYGRRFVDLIADNEFREEVQNQLQALCESGQRQMEHEHDLISRGGERRKVVWVHTPLHEEYSDGTALLSVGMDITERVQAESRMRWLANHDPLTTLTNRHRFIEDLTRFYEEVARTGSAAALLVFDLDHFKEINDTSGHAAGDALLRMVADELKNRARKSDIVARLGGDEFAMLMPQTDAYGAETFAKQLNERLAGTPFVYEEKRYRIGASIGIAFLPQHGADVQEVMANADLAMFEAKRSGRSRARVYSEELQQSHAVTQNVYWKDILTEAMENRQLFFYYQPVVDIATGQALYHEALLRMHMSDGRIVMPGEFLPSAERAGLNYALDCYVVEMALRELLADPHKRLSINLSTAALNDFGWTESLVNAVHQQNLDPNRLTFEVTETAVISDMEKAKNIVQDVTDLGFCLAVDDFGAGFSSLYYLKQLPVYYVKIDQSLIKDIDRDQEDCDFVRALVSMIHAYGKKVVGEGVENEATLRLLKTMKVDMVQGYYLGYPSADCVIDGNESNEFKKPAE; from the coding sequence GTGTTAGCGAGGACAAAGGGAAATCAGATTGGCAGCCGATTCATCGGTCTGCGATGGAAGAGTTTTCTGTGGATCAGTCTGCTATTGCTCAGCATGAGTTCGGTGTTTTATGCCTTGAACTATCATGCGCTTATGAGTCAGTTTCAAGCGCGCCAAGACGCCGATATCAATTTTCTTCGTCACCATATCAAAGGGCTTTTCACCGGTACTTCCGACCGCTTGATGCGATTAGGAGGGGCGCTGGCCACAATGACGGACTTGGGCGCGGCATTACATTCCCAATCCCGACAACAAATAAATGAACTGGTTTCCACCTATTACGCCAGTTTAGGCTATGAATTGGATATGAGGCAAATTGAGCTTTATACGACCGACGCCGCTCGGGTTGGGCGTTGGGCGCAGTATGGCGCGCAAGAGTTGCCGTCCGACCTTTATCAACTCACCGTTAAGCAAGTACAAGAAGAGGAAAGACCGAAAGCATTGCTCAATTGCCATCCTTTATGCTTGCTTTATGCCTTTGTTCCGGTCCTTGCCTCCGGAGAAAATGTGGGTGTGATCGCTCTAGGACAATCGGTTGCCGATTTTATTATAGACTTCAAGTTAATTACCGGTGCCGACATCGCATTGGCGGTCCCTTCAAGCAGCGGCGCGGCAAAACTGGAGACGTGGGGAGTGAGAATGCCGGCCTTGACCGACGCTGGGACATTATTGCCGCTATTACAGCATTTATCGCAACAATACACGGATCCATCGGCACTCGATCATGGCCGCATCATCAATTGGAACAAGGCTTATTATGACGTCCATCGAATTCAACTCGATACGATTATTCCCGGCCAAGCCGGTTTTATTCTGTTGATCACCGATGTGAGTCGGAATTTTCAGGAGATAAACCAAGCTTTGCAACAAGGTCTTATCACGACGCTGGCCAGCCTTTTGGTGGCTGAAATCATTTTACTTTATCTGATTCGAGTCCCCTTGCGACGATTGAGCCGCCTGGCTTTGCATTTGCCGTTACTTGCCCAGGGAGAGCATGAGCAGGCGCGACAATATTTTTCATCGCCGCAAAAAAGCAAAGGGTTTCGGGATGAGATCGATTTTTTATATGAAAGCGCCGTGCAACTTTCTCATCAACTGGAACAGAACAGTTTATCCCTGGCGGCGAAGAATCGCGAGCTGGCGGAGGAACGGGATTTTATCCAGGGCTTGCTGGCTTCGGCGCAAGTGCTCGTAGTGACGCAAACCAAATACGGCGTCATCCGAGGCGGAAATGATTTCGCCTCGCAACTTACCGGCTATACCCAAGAACAACTTTACGGCCGACGTTTTGTCGATTTGATCGCCGACAATGAATTCAGGGAAGAAGTACAAAATCAATTACAAGCCCTATGTGAAAGCGGACAGCGGCAAATGGAGCATGAGCATGATTTGATTTCCAGGGGCGGAGAAAGGCGTAAAGTCGTTTGGGTGCATACCCCGTTGCATGAAGAATATAGCGATGGCACCGCCTTGCTTTCGGTCGGTATGGACATCACCGAACGGGTGCAGGCCGAATCGAGAATGCGTTGGCTGGCCAATCACGATCCTTTGACGACGTTAACCAATCGCCACCGTTTTATCGAGGATCTGACCCGTTTTTACGAAGAAGTGGCCCGCACGGGAAGCGCCGCAGCCCTATTGGTATTCGATCTCGATCATTTCAAGGAAATCAATGATACCAGCGGTCATGCCGCGGGGGATGCCTTGCTGCGTATGGTAGCCGATGAATTGAAAAACAGGGCCAGAAAATCCGATATCGTGGCCCGCCTAGGCGGAGACGAGTTCGCCATGTTGATGCCGCAAACCGATGCTTATGGCGCGGAAACCTTTGCCAAACAATTGAATGAACGACTGGCGGGTACTCCATTCGTTTATGAAGAAAAAAGGTACCGGATTGGCGCGAGCATCGGTATCGCATTTTTACCGCAACATGGCGCGGATGTTCAGGAGGTGATGGCGAATGCGGATCTGGCCATGTTCGAAGCGAAACGAAGCGGGCGCTCCCGTGCCCGGGTCTATTCCGAAGAATTGCAGCAATCGCATGCCGTGACCCAAAATGTCTATTGGAAGGATATTTTGACCGAGGCGATGGAAAACCGGCAGTTGTTTTTTTATTATCAACCGGTTGTCGATATCGCTACGGGACAAGCGCTGTATCATGAGGCTTTGCTGCGCATGCATATGTCCGATGGCAGAATTGTCATGCCTGGTGAATTCCTGCCTTCCGCGGAACGGGCAGGGTTGAACTATGCCTTGGATTGCTATGTGGTTGAAATGGCCTTGCGGGAACTGTTGGCCGATCCGCATAAACGCCTTTCCATCAATTTGTCCACCGCGGCGCTGAATGATTTCGGCTGGACCGAATCGTTGGTAAACGCCGTTCACCAGCAAAACCTCGACCCTAACCGTCTGACCTTCGAAGTTACCGAAACCGCCGTAATCTCGGATATGGAGAAGGCGAAAAACATTGTACAGGATGTGACCGATTTAGGTTTTTGTCTCGCCGTCGATGATTTCGGAGCCGGTTTCAGTTCCTTGTATTATTTGAAACAGTTGCCCGTTTATTACGTCAAGATCGATCAATCCTTGATTAAAGATATCGACCGGGATCAGGAAGATTGTGATTTCGTGCGCGCGCTGGTTTCGATGATTCATGCCTACGGTAAAAAAGTGGTAGGAGAAGGGGTGGAAAACGAAGCGACACTGCGGTTGCTTAAAACCATGAAAGTGGATATGGTACAAGGTTATTACCTTGGCTATCCTTCGGCTGATTGCGTGATTGATGGCAATGAAAGCAACGAGTTTAAAAAACCGGCCGAATAG